The window ACTACACTCAAGCGGGACGGGAAGGCGCAGCTGCTTGCGGAGTCGAATGCGCTCCAAGCCCTCGCCTCGTTCAAGGCTGAGAGTGAACCAGCAGGCGCAGACTAGACGCAGCTTCATTTCCTACTGGAGCGATAGCTCTGGATAGGAACACTGGATGTTTATGCGCAGCTCTGAGTGCGGGCACGCCCACACTTCTCGAGAGGTAGAACAAACACGGCAAGTCATGTACCCATTTTCCGGTTTCCGGCATAAATCACAGAGTATATGTCGAGGTCGTGGCTGCGCGCGCAGCGACCGCAGGGAGCGAGCACGGAGCGGAGGGTGGGGCGGTGGGGCGTCCACGGGTGGCGGCCGCCGAAAAAATGAGAGCCGCCCCGCTCACCGCCGGCTGTCGCGACCCGCCTCGAGTCCGACAGCCGGGTCATCGGTGCCGTGTGCGGCCTTGTAGGCGTCGACGAGCTCCCGACTGTACCGCCCGATCCGGTGCCGCGAGGTCGGCACAATCGGCTCGACCGCCGCAACCACCTGCGGCTGGGTGAGCTGCGAGCCGTCGAGGAGCCGGTCGGCCGCGTACAGCGCCGCGCCTGCGACCGTCGCCCGGGGCGTCCCCGGCCCAACCGGCACCCGGTCGGCGAGTGCCAGCAGGTGCTGGGCCAGCTGCCACGTCCGAACCGCACGGGCACCGGGAAGCGCACCGCCCTCAAGCCCCTCGAGCACCGTCACCACGGCGTCGGGCCGAGTGACGGGCACGTCGAGCGCGCATTCACACCGGAGCTTCCGGGCCGCCGCACACACCCGTTCGCGGGGTGCTTTGGCGTAGGTGGCGACCGCCTCATCGATCGCCTCACGGTCGAGGGCCGCGTCGCGCACGGCCAAGAGGACGGCGCCACCGGCGAGCGACTCCCAGGCCATCCGCCCGCCCGGCAGCCGCGCCTCCGAGCCCCGTCGGAGGTACCGGGCCGCCTGTTTGGTCACGTGGTCCGGGAGCCCCAGGTTGCCGCCGATCATCTCGACGTCACGCAGCCCTTCGTTGAGCCGCTTCGTTCGCTTGCGCTTTGCGCCGAACTGCATGCGCTTGTGCCACTTCCGCAACCGCTGGACCGTCTCCCACT is drawn from Halorubrum sp. CBA1229 and contains these coding sequences:
- a CDS encoding transcription initiation factor IIB family protein → MSRTNASEKTVSDAQLPSPAERGHTPTVEHAPSTRAVCPECESQVITNDETSFCTACGLVVADEWVDRSPTLNDLGLVGDADQSIETVDPLRTDKGLHTKIGRNTDGHGNPLSNEQWETVQRLRKWHKRMQFGAKRKRTKRLNEGLRDVEMIGGNLGLPDHVTKQAARYLRRGSEARLPGGRMAWESLAGGAVLLAVRDAALDREAIDEAVATYAKAPRERVCAAARKLRCECALDVPVTRPDAVVTVLEGLEGGALPGARAVRTWQLAQHLLALADRVPVGPGTPRATVAGAALYAADRLLDGSQLTQPQVVAAVEPIVPTSRHRIGRYSRELVDAYKAAHGTDDPAVGLEAGRDSRR